The following coding sequences lie in one Arachis stenosperma cultivar V10309 chromosome 5, arast.V10309.gnm1.PFL2, whole genome shotgun sequence genomic window:
- the LOC130980956 gene encoding uncharacterized protein LOC130980956, whose protein sequence is MQFTDKLKALTIPLRNWHKAIFGDMDKKITKFEEEIKKNDDLVSNGVYDGTMEARRKALVTYCERWYVRKKIYWKQLSRSQQANEMDKNTRYFHNIASARRRNNRIDTLSINGRLVRNQARIKLAIKEYYNDLYHRDNSHMMAFRDGLVSRIEQEDSVNLEALPTAEEIRKAVWDCESSKAPGYDGYNMNFIKRCWGEIGSEFTAAVMGFFQSSRLPSDCNITWVALAPKFIRVREIKDLHPISMFGCIYKVISKVLVRRMRLVMPVLVGETQSAFVKGRKLHDRALIECETVNWLKVRKKEAAIIKLDFQKAYDRVKWSFVEIVLQKMGFGQRWMMSG, encoded by the coding sequence ATGCAGTTCACAGACAAGTTGAAGGCTTTGACGATTCCATTAAGGAATTGGCATAAGGCTATTTTTGGGGATATGGACAAGAAGATTACGAAGTTTGAGGAAGAAATTAAGAAGAATGATGACCTGGTAAGTAATGGGGTGTATGATGGAACGATGGAGGCTAGAAGGAAGGCCCTGGTTACCTACTGTGAGAGGTGGTATGTCAGAAAGAAAATCTATTGGAAACAGCTGTCTCGGTCTCAGCAAGCAAATGAGATGGACAAAAATACAAGATACTTTCACAACATAGCTTCAGCAAGAAGGAGGAATAATAGGATTGACACACTTTCAATCAATGGCAGGCTGGTCAGGAATCAAGCCAGAATAAAACTTGCTATCAAGGAATACTACAATGATTTATATCATCGGGATAATTCTCATATGATGGCCTTTAGAGATGGTCTGGTGAGTAGGATAGAGCAGGAAGACTCTGTAAATTTAGAGGCGTTGCCGACAGCTGAGGAGATTAGGAAAGCTGTGTGGGATTGTGAGTCTTCTAAGGCACCAGGTTATGATGGGTACAACATGAATTTTATTAAGAGGTGTTGGGGTGAGATTGGATCAGAATTCACGGCTGCAGTGATGGGATTCTTTCAGTCGTCAAGGCTGCCGTCAGATTGCAACATCACTTGGGTGGCGTTGGCACCTAAGTTCATTAGGGTAAGAGAGATTAAAGATCTGCATCCTATCAGTATGTTTGGTTGCATTTACAAGGTTATCTCTAAGGTTTTGGTTAGGAGGATGCGATTAGTGATGCCAGTATTAGTGGGAGAAACTCAGAGTGCATTTGTAAAGGGCCGAAAACTACATGATAGAGCACTCATCGAATGTGAAACGGTAAACTGGCTTAAAGTGAGAAAAAAGGAGGCAGCAATAATCAAGCTTGATTTTCAAAAAGCATATGATAGAGTCAAGTGGAGCTTTGTAGAGATTGTCTTACAAAAGATGGGGTTTGGCCAGAGatggatgatgagcggataa